AGTACATTTTCAACACGGAGGTGCTTGTTAAGATAGAAGAAGAATGGCAATGACTACAGCCTAAATTGGTCTTCGAAACCCTCACGGGAGATCCCCAAGCAATCTTGAATCTCTTTAACTTTCTTAAGCACCCGTTTTGAAGAACACCAAGCATATTAGCACCCGGGAAAAAGTTACATAAAGGAATAGGTATGTCACCTACCttctccttcaataaaaatcaGAATCCACACCCTCCATTTCCCTTGTTACCAACTACATGACTACATATTCCAGTCATCCCTCACCAGAGTGTCTAATGAGAATTTCCATCTCCACACAAAGGAACAAGCTCTAAACCCCTACCATTGTAATTATAAGGACTAAAGAGATTAAAAACATCCAACTCAACTCCAAGGTTAGAAGGAATTGAATCTCCATTTTTTGCACCAAAAAGTGCTTCACAAAGTTAAACAATTGGCAAAACCAACGGCAACGCCAAAGGTGAGACCATTGCGAAGCCTCTGGCAACTAAGTACTACTGTTCATGGGGGCAAAAACAAGAGGCAACCTGTTTTGTGTCAGCCATGGTGCCAGAGGAGCAGCCATCAATGCAGGGTAAAAGCTTTTCGAGGTCAAACCTAAGTAAGGCCCGAATACACTCTTGACCTGCCACACAAGGCTGGGCTGGGTTGGCATCTAAGAGTCCGACCCAAACTCTTGTTTTCCTTTCTCAATTTCACTGGGTTTGGGCCCCCGCATTAAAGCCCAAAGACAATCTTCTCCACATTGCAACATGGACCACAGCCCACATCCTACAAGATAGCCCCTGTTTTATGACCCAAACCCACAACCCCTGATTTACCCACTTCCTATTAATCAACCCCTAATATACGGCCCAAACTCACACCCAGACTAATATACAGCCCAAACTCACACCCAAACCCATCTCCTTATCAATACACAAGAGAAGACTGTTGATCTTCTCTTTGACTTCAATTAGGTCATTCTTCATCACCAGCAGTGACTCTTCATATTCCCTCAGTGACTCCCATGCTACCCATCGAAGCATGTTTGTTGGCAGGTGTATGTAAGCCTAATAGTCTGATACCATGATTTAACCCGTCGCCTGCCTCCATCGTCTCACTCCCCCGAGAACCTCTAATATTGTCTGATGGAATCTGAATGGTCGAGAAAGACATTGGTCGCATTAACGATACCTTGTAAGACCCTTCTCCTCCCAATATAGCCCCTGCCGACAAAGGCCTGGACTGATTTCGACCTCAACCACAAGCCTAAACATTTTCAGTATGACCAACCTTCCTCTATTTTTGCTGACCAAAGGGCTTCAAAAAACCCACTTCCCTGAGAGTTTCAGCAAAACAGCTTCATCCCTTCCCATCCACGCCTTCAGGGATGACGATGAAGCCTCTCCTGACCCCCATACTCCGCTATCAATGTATAGCACCTTTCTATGGGCGCTATAGGGGAGAGTTAAATGAGAACCAAAATACCGAACCAAGATATCCTAACGTCAATTCCAACGATACATGAACAATGATGTTAGCAATTCTgaaattgataacatatatccATGCCAACttcaaagagaaatattattaatgccCTTAAATTTATTCCACAGCAAGAAGCTATAATGCTAACTAGCATGCTCTCCAATTACATTGTAATTAGATCACTACTAACAGATGTGGCTGTGTGCACACACGCGCGCGTAGACACATTTCTGGCAAAAACAAGTGAGAACAGAAAATCAGGTAGAGAAAAATAGTGAGACAACATTTTATACCACTTATTGTTGAGCAGGAGAAAGATACAATAACTGATGCCAGAAGCATTGCAACACCCCTTCCTGTAAGTCAGGAATGTCACGTACATTCATAGCATAATACCCAATAAAGAATACACCAGCTCCAGTTAAAGGAAATGAGCAGAGGGCTACAGCATCGGCTAGAGTTTTCGCTCTTATTCCAGGTGATTTGGTTACTGGTGGTGATCATTATAAGGAGGAGCTACAGAACAGGACTTGAACCAAGGAGGCGAGGTAGAGGTTTAGGCAGTTTACGACATGctggttttatgatttttaatttaataagctaTTTAattaagcacatgagacttgattgattttaaaagtgcttccgcagactctaatttgaattttaactattttaataaagaaaaactttgtttattttatggaatCTTTTGTATTTGGTGCTTCCTTGAGAAGaaaagttaaagttaaagtCAAAGTTAGTAGCATGTTGGTTCCCCTAAAATTTCTGAAGTATTCCGGAACGTGGTAGCGATGAAGGAAATCATGAGGTTGGCAAGGGAAGTCTGAGATAATTAGAACCTTTCAACATGCTAGAGAGGATTGGAATGATAGCATACAGGTTGGCTCTTCTGCCACAATTGTCAGCCATTCGCGATGTTTTCATATCTCCATGCTTCGCAAGTATGTACCAAAACCTACGCACGTATTAGAGTACGAGCCCCTCCAAGTTCACGAAGACCTCACTTATGAGGAATTTCTAGTAGGAATTCTCATGCAAAAGGCTTACGTACTTCGCAATAAGACCATCTCAACGATCAAGGTGAGCAATCACAAGGAAAACAAGGCCACCTAGGAGCTGGAGGAAGACATGAAGAGCAAGTACCCATACTTGTTTAATTGAGGTACGCTCCATCTCACAGAcgagatttctttttttttttttgcacgcCACGGCTGGGAGATTTGTAACTTACGGGTTATAAATTAagaattagaatttttattttataataataagtactattattattaatttcttttcttttgggtgAGACTTATTGACTGATCTGCGGCCCCCTCATGCTCTACCACCCTTTAACACCGTCATAGTGATTTCTTAGTCTGAAAGTTTTCTACGTTGTAACTGACTTTCACGCCagaatcttcacctataaattCTCTCTTTCCTCCACAAAATTTCCTCACACACACCAACAAGTTCTCTCAGCCAAAACCTCCCCCAAGTGAAAATCAAATCTTCTTCTACACAGCAAAGCCTCGTACCCTTCCTCACAGCCAACTAAGCACTTACCTTGCCGGAAACCACCACATAAACCGCCGCTCAGCTGCTTTCCATCAAATTCTTGTTGTCCCGAAATTCTCACCATGGTGGTTTTCGCCTCAGCCACCATCGCTGTCAGTCCTCTAGTAAGTCCCCTGTTATCGCACGATTTCCTTGCCTCTCCAGTGTTCTGTAATTTCCAGCAGACTTCATTTTGGATTTTGGTCTTCCCATAATACACCCATAAGTTTATAGCAGTACAAAAAGACCCTTCCAACCATGCATGTGGCAACTCACTTTCAATTGTTTCTTTCCTGAGTCTGTAGCATGCACCTCTCTATTTTTCAGCTTCTTTTGATTTTCAGATTGTCTTACTCATTGCTCTGTTTAAAATGGAaagtgggccttgggcctttAGTCCTTGGGCCAAGTGAACACTTTGTTAATTCCTTGAGTTAAGTTCTCATTCGTTCTAGCCTTTCTGATTTTCAACTTTCCCGAAAAAGCCCCtgcatgatttttgtttttacacaAATGCCCTTAAAACACTTGATGTGCCTTCCATATAACCTTTTGAAGAACCTCTTGACTAAATTACACTCGTGCCCTAGTGGTAGGACATGGCAGATTGATTTAGGCCTGATTTTCACATGGGCTTTTGAAGTTGGGTTGGGCTTAACATTTAAGTTGGGCttagttttaaattaaataacatgaGCCTAGAAACTCtatttttacataatataattaagggactaaaatatgttattaagtattaaattaagaTTGGATTATAGTAATAGCCtacaatgattttaatattaagtattgttaagtctattttatgaaccaaatgttttttattttttggataagttatTTTATGAGCCAAATGTTTCCACCGTTATTAtatagatttaaataaaaatatattccttaataattataattgaaaGACTAAATAtgatattactatttaaataattatatgatattagtagttactaatgttaatatatatctgaatattttattaaattaaattccaTGATACGTATTTAATTATGTCGAGTATTACGACACGTTTTCTAGAAATTTAGTAACGTTTAGTACCTCGTATAGGTGACAAGCTACGAAGTAAAATTTAGGAAGCAGAGCAATGAGGTAACTAGCGTGATCATAACCTTTCTATGTGCTGTAATTTTatgcatgaaaaatgatgtttaccTATGCTATGTACAGACAATTTCAGGTTAGCCCCTTTTTTATGAACCCTCAATGAATTACGACACCATGCTTGTGAATGAAATTATGTATGTCATGCCGATTAACTGTTTGATTGAATGgatgccatgttatgctatataatgcttttttgataagtaaaaatattatatatataatgcttttgttatgttatgctatgtaATGCCTAAGTTATGATATGTCATGCAATACTCATGTTAAACCATGTCACATAATGCTCATGTAAGTTATGTTATGTAATGCTCACgtatgtatgccatgttaagtGCTGTCAACATAATGGCCTTAcgttatgggtggatgtgcaagccacggacctaagcgtggtccaccataagTATGCTATGATGTATTTGGTGACACGGACCTAAGCATGCCTCATCATATACTATGCTATGATGTATGCGGTGACACGGGCCTAAGCATGCTTCATCGTATGCTATGTTATGGTTATGTGATGCCATAGACCTAAGcgtgattcaccatatgtatGCTATGATGTATGAGGTGTCACAGACCCAAGCGTAGTTCACCATATGTTATACTACGATTTATGCGGTCAACTACAATTGGATGCACATATGTTATGATGGCCACTAAGcaagtgaaagacaagatgaaTAAGTTATGTAAAAATGATAGGAAATGCATGGAGTCAGTCATTCATGCatccatgttacatgtattgcCATAATTATGTTTGATTCCGCTTATGTTACTAATGAATGATCTTTATGCTatatgtttatggatgatgaagcatgaacattttcaaaattaagccTAATGTTAagctaaattaaatttataggATGATGTGCTATTACtgagtcttcaactcatttGTTTCcctatttttatgttttaatgtccTAGACGATGATTGTGTGGATACAGAGCTAGAGTGCCAGGAGTAGAATTAATTTCCAGAGACAGAGACCTTGAACAAGTGTTACTTCCATATGAACTTAGTTTATGATTTAGACCTTTTAGACCTTTGAATCGGTGTTATTATCACATAGAACTAGTTATGTcactttttttatgttttcaacttttatataatgaaAGACTGTCATGCTAGAtaagttttatgatttaataaatGAGGTAGTTTTATGATgttgaatctctttaccgggcattaTGCTGCGAATGTACGTGACATTCCTTACTTATGATAAGGGGTGTTACAAGCATACTTTGGACGGCTCGAAATGAATGGAAGGATAATTTTCCATCTAAGATGGAGAAACAGGACAGGATATTACCTTTCCTAAAACCGGTGCCATTCCCATGATAACGGAAGCCAATGCAGAACGAACATGCTGAGACGAATCTGTTGACAGTTCCTGCAGCAAACAAATTTCATATGTCAAAATTATCAAGCAACAGGTGAAAAGATTGGTCCTAAATTATTGAACAAGCAACAGATGAATAGCATTATGAGTGTGTAGAAATTACACAATCAAACATCAAATTCATAACATCTCACGAACTTCTTTGCAAGCACATATACCTTCACACATGGAAGAATATGTTGAATTGAGAGTTCCGGATTCAAGATCCGGCAAAACTTTGTAACTTTTCCAGCTGCAGCTATACGTACTTCAGCCTCATTATCACGAAGTAGCCGAACATATGCAGGTACCAAGTCTGACCTAAAATATGTATACATTACCATAACCATCAATGAGGATCTAAGCAACAAGTCCTTGAAATGTAgtaaaatatatgcacaaatcatgaaaagaaaaatgtgtcAAGTAAATAACATCCAAAGGCAGttctgaaattaaaaaatatgaaaaagcaaAACCTCAAGTATTAAGACATGAAGAAAATACCAGACTCAACAGTAGACTGTAAACAATTGAGTTGCTGTAGAAATGTTCAAAATGGCAGCCAGCTACTCtgcaagaaaattgaaattaccTGGTAGGTTCAGGACCTACTGCTTCACATAGTTCATATAGTTGATTTGCTACCATGTAACGAACACGCCAAGACTTATCCtgtttgaaaaagaatttgtgTCAGGCATACAGTgaattaaatactttttttggataagtaatatttctttattaaaaacacaaaaggtAATTACACAGTAGTCAGTgacaaattacatattataCTGCACTTTATCATTCAGATATagaagttttcaaaataaaagaagcaaGTCTAgttgaggaaaaatatttatacaaacagAAAGCAATCACAGTCTTCCTTAAATATTGTGGACACGCATAGAGTACTAGTgtgaaagaaaaccaaaaactgCCACTTATAACTCCACACGGTAAATTCAAGCCTTTGATCCTAAGATTCTAGTTTTTATACATGCAGTTAATCCTGAACTTGGACCTCATCCTTTTTTTCTAGACTTCCTCCTCCCTTGATTGCAGGAGTAGATTAATAGCCCCCACCCCCCGGGTCTTTTCTAATCAAATAGAAAAcatacaaatcaaataaaattagctCTTATAATATTCAGATGTCCCAGAATACAAGAAGgtttaaataaagtaaaagaagCAGGCCGTCGTCTGAAGAAGAATCTTCCTGATAAGCCATCTGAAGAGGAATCTACAATTAGCAAAGCAAAAATACCAAACAAAAAGGGTAACAAAAAAGATATTGAAAATCATCTTAGCGGCATAATAGAACGGTTACTTGGAAAATATGGCCAACATTTAGGGTATgcttggatagtgagatgagaattttggttttagatgaagtttaaaatattattttttattattattattgttttgagatttgaaaaagttgaattaggatttaaaaaagttgaattgtttattatattttgtgtgggaatttaaaaaagttgtaatcatggatgagatgagatgagaattttgtgtctcatctcacttgccaaacatattCTTAGGGCATGTTTAggtaatgagataagatgataattttgtgaatagtagtgaaactgtttgtgaatagtagcgaaatggtttaagttaagatgttttattggattttgggaaatgagagagaaagttaaataaaaatattataaagttaaaaaattgaatataattttgtaatattatcttttatttgaattttgaaaaagttgtattgctttttgtgttttgttttgaagttcagaaaaattgtaatgattaggtaattattagatgaaaaaattgaaaatttgaaattgaaaagtgttttgtggttgagtgatgtttgggaagaaaattatgaaaagtttagagatgagatgagatttaaGTTCCCAACCCCTTATCACAACATATATAAGGCCTTCCATAAGGAAGCCGACATAAAAAATGGCTGACCGAATTAGTACTAATAAACTATGTAAGAAAACCTTGTAACATGATAAAAGCAACCAAAGTAGTGTCATAGAGATtgcattactattttttatttaaaaagactgagttttaattataaaggGGGTTACAGAATCATGTTAAAAGCAACCAGAAAGTTTGATAAAGATTAACCCACAACAGAAGTAGCTGTTCATTGAGGTAGATTGGTGCTGTATGAGCAGAAAGAGTGGGGAATCTACTGACTACATCTTACTTCATAGTGAGATATCCAGTACCTTGTGGGATGACATTTTTAGTCAAATTGGGTTGGCTTGGTTATGTCTCAGAGACTAGTAGACCTTTTTTCCAATTGGAGAGGACCATATGGCAACCCACAAACTGAAGCAATATGGAAGACGGTCCCTATTTGCCTAGTGTAGTGCATTTGAAGTTCAAGGAATGATAGATTTTGTGTATAGCAAGCACAAAATGAAGGAGCttaaaactttctttttcaatactcTGTTCATTTGAACAACTTCTATTAAAATTAATGGGctgagttttcatgattttcttctctttttctatttctaactAGGTGTTAGTgttttatatacttattgtgtacttgggctatgccctttgggattattaataaaacattccattacttgtaaaaaaaaatacacgctGCCAATCAGTTATGGAATATCAAATTAACAGCATACGCAACATACCTGCGAGAAACTAACTATGACAGGAAGAATATGTGCCACGCAATCTTGAGGTTCCAACAACTTTCCAAGCGCTGCACAGCCTTCAACAGCCAATAACCGAACAGAATCTTGATCTGAAATGGAGATAAGTTAGAGAAAattcattttctcaaaaaaaaaaattatagactaATGCACTTAACAAAATAATGTAAGTGCAAATGCAAGTGGAAGAATTATAGAAATGGATTTGACAATTAACCCTCAGGGCCAGGAATATGCCCAGCCATCAAGGTAACCCACTTAGATGTTTAACCAGAACCAGGGGCTCAAGTTGGAATACTCATCTCCAAAAACACTGTTCACAATTCTTTTCAGTCAAAGAAGAAAACCGAATGCAAGAAACAAACATGAATAGCCTAATAAACATGTCTAGAAATGAAAGGATAAAAGAGAGCAACTGCACAAGCATCACCATTCCTTTCCTAGAATTCACAAATACATCTTATGCCTCGGCCTTCACCAGGTCAGGACTACAACGGGCCAATTCTAAATTAACCCTTAAATGTGAATAAAGAAAGCATGGTTAACACGTGTACCCAACTTTActttttgagaaaaatcaaGCACAAGAATCCAGTATTAGAGTAACACTCGATGATATTCCAACAGTGAAGACAGTGACCGGCTTAAATTATGTTATCAAATAGATGAAATTGACAGATCCAAAAGGAATGTACATACCATCCTGAGTCAGATCCTCAAATATAGACATAATGTCAGTTTTCAAATGGGCAGGTTCAACAGTAGCAGCAAATTTTCCCAGGTTTGTTGCAGCAGACCTCCTAACCATAGGCATGTCATCTTGACACAGCTGACTGTAAATTGTCCGTAGTTCAGTTTTTAACGTCTCTGGGGCACTCGAGTAAGCAATATGGAACAGTCCACATGAGGAGACTCGAGCAGTAAACCACTCACCAGCAGCCAGTCTCTAAATGTTAGAAGATCGTGATGTGTTAAAAGAAAGTTCCAGTGTCATCCTACTTGTATTGAGGTATCACAAGATCACCAATCATGAGAGAtcagtaaaaaataaagatgatccTAATGGCATCTTGTGTAAACCAACTGCCAACAAAAATTCCTTTCTAACGAGaagtgtattaaaaaaataaaacaccacTACCTGAGCAGAAAAATCTATGCTATCTAACCACAAAAGTGGCAAGTGTACTTACATTTTACggcattgttttttttttatgtcgggaaaCCTcgccaaggcagggcccttcggacccacccctgtagagtaaaccccggtcccaTGCACcacaccctcggaagtttccctacacagaattggttaaatcgctgactttttaccagggggtgtggccccaaaggattgtttgcacccatgaggtgttgaaccatggaccttgaagggagtgataccccaagaccaagaccTTCATCACTTCGGCCAACCCCTTTgggtttttttataaatataataaagtacATCACAAGAATGCccaatatatgtttttttataagtttaaaagAAGGTCAGAAGTCTGTCAGACAAAAATGTCTCATATATCTTTTATGtgaaaactttttaatttaaattaaaattgttcTTGCCTTGGCATCATAAAAGCATGCAATTTTTAACATGTGCATTTCTcactaatactttttttatgatGAGGAACCTTGGAGACCATGCAAGCACAAGATGTTTTTTACCTGGTTAAACCCTAAACCCATGTAACAGGAGACAATACCTTTTTTAGCCTATCTAATTTGTGCagctaattaaatatatgatggaTAGGATACACTTAAATGAATGGAGTAAACACCAAAATGAACTAGGAGAAGTTgaaagaaacaaaggaaaattCTGAATACAACCCATGTACTTGGTCTATGCCTTgcctttataaataaaatcctcCACTACttatcccaaaacaaaaagaaaacgaagGAAAGTTCAAACATCAGACCTTGACCAGAGGAATGAAGTACTCAACCAAGTCCTGTTCCCTCATTTGCGCCCCAATTCTACACAAGGACTCGACCGCTTTGTCCCTTACACAAGTTTCTTCAACTGTGCAGAGAGTTTCTAAAGGTGGGAGCAGCACATTCGCATACTCAACACCTCCAACATAGGGAATAAATACCCCCAGTTCCTCGGCCATTGCAAGAAGCACTTCGTCGTCGTCGTCATTGTTCTCGCTGAGAAAAGGAATCAGCTCCTTCCTGGTCCTCTCGTCTCCGAGTGCGCGAGCAATTGTGGAGAGCCGTCGGATCGAGTTTAATCGGAGCtgaatatcttcattttttagTTCGTCGATTAGGACGGCAATGGGATAGAGTGGCTCTTCGATCATAGCCATTGTGTCTCAGAAGATCCACGAAGCTGGAAACGAAGAAACCATTTACTAAacgattataattttattaaaaaaacgtAACAATTAGTTCGATTACTCcgaaattaagagaaaataaaatagatcctCAAATCTTGAAGACTAGAAGGGAAAGATTATggaataatttcaaaaaaaaaaatccactccaCTTCACTTGGCTaagttgtaattaatttttcagTTATAAACAAACCAAGACAAAccgccttttcttttcctttccttcattttctccgAAAGCAAACACAGCACCTTAAAACGAAAGTACACTCATGGATAAATATCGCTAGGACGAATGCTTAGGggttaaaaagaagaaaatttaaataatttgcgATGAGATCTCTATCTGGGTTCATACTTCCGCggttctttttccattttggaGTAGAAATTGTTAGTGAGCAGAAATATCATATAAGATCATAGAAATGAAAAACCTAGAAAGGAAATTTTTATTAGGTGCAAAATTTAAATCATGCAGCCACATAGGAAAAGCACAAAAAAATGGAAGCTAGgcgagagagagggggggaaaTTCGGAATACCTTGGAGGGTGACTGTTGTAGGGGTCGATCTACTATGAACTGTGGCGGTGAAATGGAGACAGATCTTCTAGTGGACGGTGAAGATGGGGAAGAAGATGAGTGAGGGGGGCAGATCCTCCGGATTTTCTTTTGGACTGATCGTCCCAAATTGGAGGTAACTCGTGTCCGCCCCGATATTATAGCcgattcattttttattttatttttttattttttatcttggATGAATGagttatctcatctcatctcatctcatctcaatttaattatattttagatctattttaaCATTTGAATACATaactttcaaattacaaaacatcATTCAACTCAAAATTTCCTTACACATGGAATTCACAACTTTTCTCAACTCAACAgctctttatacgtgagacccataactttttttaattcttataaatacatttgagtcgtttggatttaaagatgaattaagatggtttgtgaataatagaataaaatattgttaaaatattattttttaatattattattattttaaaatttaaaagagttaaattatttattatattttatgtagaaatttgaaaaaattgtaattatgagataagatgagttgaggtggattttgaattcaaacgagacaaattcatcttaacatccaaacacatctaaatttatcttagaTAAGCTTCATAAAATTCAATccatcatcttaactcattattatttataaaaaatttaactcatctcaacttaacttaatattcaaacatagTCTCATTTGTTACTATCGCTGGGAAGCCAAGTTCGGAACAATTGACGCTATCCGAGTTCAGCATCTCACCCTAAAATATTGGAAAAAGCTAAAGGTAAGTTTCGTGCACTCCTTGGGCACGAAATCTATGTGGCTGTCAGCGGGTTAAATAAAATggtgtgcatggagtgggccAAACGAAAGAATAAACCGTTAAATGAAACGGTGCGCACTAAAGGATTAAACAGAATGGACACCCATATGTGCAAAACGGTGCGTACCAAAGTGCTTTCCTCTTCACTTCGTTGTGCACAATCGAACTGAGAACATAACTCTTCGCAGCTCTAGGGGAAAACCATGAACAGGGAAAAAAACCTTATCTAACGACGGACAACGAGGAGTGGCAGTGGGGAAACCAACGATTTTTCAATCTAAGAACGTCACCCAAGATCTAAGGTCAGTGTCGTTGGTGACAGAGACGTGCGGAAACGTGCCGATGGTGGAGACGTACCAGCAGAGACGAGAAAGGGTGCACAACTGCTTCGTGAGCGGTGGGGGAAAGCTGAAGCTCTTTGTGTGACCGTGTCGTTCTCTTCGTGAGCGGTGCACAATCCAAACGTTCTCTTCGTGCTAGCGGAGACGAGAAAGGGTGCACAACAAGCAGTTGAGCGGTGGGGGAAAGCTGAAGCTCTTTGTCTAACTATGTCATTCTTCTTCGTGAGCAGTGCACAACCTAGACATTCTCTTCCTCAGAATCCTTTcaaccttttattttattttattttttattttaattacccCGCCATGTCAGCAAGGGTGCACAACGTGTCCGCGAAATGGACTCCTTGGAGCAGAactgtaaaatattatatccgATTCATTTGGTTACCCCATTCTCAACTTGTCTCGGAGCCTTCTATGGGCTTTAACACCTTGCCTAGGATATGACTTGTAGAATTATTGTTATTTAATGAGTTTTACACGACACATTATTtgagtgagataatttgatataaaagataaattttaaaatttaaatcttacaaatcaaattatattatatagatagtaTATGGTTTAAACATCTTCAAGTAAAAATGGCGAATAGTATTACAGATCTACCTTATATACATCTTTCATGACAAGATTGGAGTACTTCTCAAGCCTTGTCTCGGAACCACAGTGGCCTTTAGCATCATATTTAG
The DNA window shown above is from Juglans regia cultivar Chandler unplaced genomic scaffold, Walnut 2.0 Scaffold_693, whole genome shotgun sequence and carries:
- the LOC108997990 gene encoding serine/threonine-protein phosphatase 2A 65 kDa regulatory subunit A beta isoform-like; translated protein: MAMIEEPLYPIAVLIDELKNEDIQLRLNSIRRLSTIARALGDERTRKELIPFLSENNDDDDEVLLAMAEELGVFIPYVGGVEYANVLLPPLETLCTVEETCVRDKAVESLCRIGAQMREQDLVEYFIPLVKRLAAGEWFTARVSSCGLFHIAYSSAPETLKTELRTIYSQLCQDDMPMVRRSAATNLGKFAATVEPAHLKTDIMSIFEDLTQDDQDSVRLLAVEGCAALGKLLEPQDCVAHILPVIVSFSQDKSWRVRYMVANQLYELCEAVGPEPTRSDLVPAYVRLLRDNEAEVRIAAAGKVTKFCRILNPELSIQHILPCVKELSTDSSQHVRSALASVIMGMAPVLGKDATIEQLLPIFLSLLKDEFPDVRLNIISKLDQVNQVIGIDLLSQSLLPAIVELAEDRHWRVRLAIIEYIPLLASQLGVGFFDDKLGALCMQWLKDKVYSIRDAAANNVKRLAEEFGPEWAMQHIIPQVLDMTNNSHYLYRMTILHAISLLAPVMGPEITCSKLLPVVINASKDRVPNIKFNVAKVLQSLTPIVDQSVVEKTIRPCLVELSEDPDVDVRFFANQALQSSDQVMMST